The DNA segment CCGGTCTCCACTAAGTGTCCCATGGATTTCGATAGCGACAGAGAGGCACAGTCGCTTCATAAGTGAAAAATCACGGGGCTGCGTTGTGTGTGTGGAATAAAAGTTAGATTTGTTAGCGTTTCttttcttaaaagttaaaaatattgtttctgtAGTAGTTCATGTGCAATGCCTTTTTcctctaaacaaaaacaaaaaaggacAACTCGTCAGTTGTAGAATAGTGATAGTTGCCATGGAATATGCACACGAACTGTTTGATGCATGTGTGTACTTGTATATCTATGTTAAACCGAATTCGGGTAATGGACGTGCTGATTATGAATATGGAAACGTACAAGGCCCATGAAATAGAGGAGACAAAGAAGACCCACTAAAAGGCCCATATTGGTAAACTACAGGAACGAAACGTCCAGAGGGCGGGGGTATGAATTAATTTCCCCTTGTTTGAGTAGAGAGGTTTTTAGGGTTCTATAAAGTGGAGGAATTTAGGGTGGGATTTTCTAGGATCAAAAATGGGTTCGGCGATGGGGGGGGATGAGAAGGACGCGTTTTACGTTGTTCGTAAGGGAGACATCGTTGGTGTGTATCGAAGCTTTAGCGAATGCCAGCAACAAGCTTCCTCTTCTGTAATCTCTCATTTCACTCTcactctctttttttatttatttttttccctTAAATCGACTCAAAAACATCACTTGATAATATGCTAGAATACTATGGATTGTGGTTGTTCAGGTATCAGATCCAGCGATGAGTGTGTACAAAGGATATGGTTGGCCACAAGGAGCACAAGACTTCATATCCTCTTTTGGCCTTAAGAACGCTCTCTTCTCTGTCAACGCTACTCATCTCAAAGATGATTCTGTCTTTGGCAAACTCATTCCTTGCCCTCTTCAGGTTCTTTATATATAATCTTCATCTTTGTTTACCACTTCATTAGTGCAGAGACATATCATATACTTTTGCTCTCGTTTCAGcaaccatcttcttcttcttcccaaggAGACTCTCTCGACAAACCTTCCCAGCCTAAGAGATTATTGCAACAAATGGTAACCACCAGACTCATGATTCATTTCATTTACCCATATAACAATGTGAGAGATAGATTATAAATGTGTCTTGTTACCCTCTCATGATCGTTCAGGAAACTGATGAATCACCCTCCTCGAGTCAACCACAAAAGCATCTTAAGACTGAAAATAGCAGCGGCGGCATGGTTCCTCGCCTTGCTGTTCCTTCCAGTCAGTTGACTCGCCGTCCCATACTTCAAAATGTAATACCATTCTCCcaacaaaaatgtttttttttttcttttgttttcaaaaatagtAATCGGAATCTATTTACTTGAACCTCTCAGGATTCATGTAACATCGAGTTTGACGGGGCTTCCAAAGGAAACCCTGGGAAAGCTGGTGCTGGAGCTGTTCTCCGTGCTTCACATGACAACAGTGTGCTCTTCTATTTGCGCGAGGGTGTGGGGACTGCTACTAACAACGTTGCAGAGTATCGAGCTCTCCTTCTTGGTCTCAAGTCTGCTCTTCACAAAGGCTTTAAGAATGTGCGCGTCCAAGGAGACTCAATGCTTGTCTGTATGCAGGTCCATATATAGACTCTTGCTTCAATCCAttcttttctttatttgtttGGTTCCAAAAGTATCTAACTAATTTGGGAGGCAGGTTCAAGATATATGGAAAACCAAACACCCGAAAATGGCTGAGCTTTGTAAACAGGCCAAGGAGCTTATGAAGCAGTTTAAATCATTCCACATCCAACACATTGACAGGGTAATAAAGCCACTTAGTTTGTTTGTGTAATTGGAATTTGGAAGTGAAGATGATAATTAATGGTTAGCCGTGTGGTATATGTATAGGAGTTCAATTCTGTTGCTGATGCACAAGCTAACCATGCCATCAACCTCCCAGGTGAGTTATCTTAAAAGAAATATAGATTCTagcttttctttttaaaataaatggaTCTTAAGATGCTAACCAGAGGTCTTGTgtgtttcttttcttcttaaCTCGATGCGAAACCAGAGGGTCAAACGAAAGAGATTGCAGGCGGctagaagaagagaagaatcaTCATGTTcaactaattaattatatatttctgTTAGCTAATTTCTGGGATCGTGTCTTTGATATGCTAGTAGTATGTGTCAACATGATGATGGAACGtgttcttctctctcttctgctCTGTCCCCTGCCCCCAAGAACATGTCTATCTTTTGCTTATATTCGGTTCAGTACGTTGTCCTAGTGATAATGTTTTTTTCTCAACTTGAAAACATTATCAACGTTTCCTCGTTATGCGGTcttatttgtttattaaaaCCATTAGTCCACACATGCAAGGGCTAACTAATAATTGTCCAAACCATACTCAACAAGAACAAGGTTGTTGCATATGAAGATGGAACATGTTATGCTGATATCTCATTTGCTCTGTCCACAGCCTGTTGAAATTTCAGGTCAATTGTTCTCAAAGATGAAATAATTTAAATGCTTTTTTACATACATTCAAAAGCTCTGGATGTGAAGATGGTAAAAACGAAACCTGATATTTATCAACTGGATCACAAAAACAAACAATCTCAAGAAGATAAATTACAGAGGGAAACAAACATTTAATTTACAGTTATTTATCTATTTCCCTTTTGCGGTTGTTTgtacaaagtaaaaaaaaaaaagaaaaggctCACAGCTGCGACGATCATCCACCGTTAGTAGGAATGGGATCTAGGTTGTCTCAAAAGCTCAATCAAAGCCTCGGCCTTGTGCTTGGCTCGACTAGTTCCTCCCGCCTGAGAAAGCGCCACAAGCGGAGGAATCGCTCCTTCCCGAGCCACCATGGTTCGATACACGACACTCTCCTCGCAAATCTGAAGCAGTATCGAGACAGCCATCTCTTTCTGCCTCTGCGTCCCGTCCTCCACGATCTCCACCAGCACCGGCACTCCCCCCTCCTCCACAACCGCCGCCTTCGATTCCGGCACCGACATCAGCAGGCTCATCACGAACGCCGATTTGTCGACCATGTTGGATCCGAAATCCGCCATCAGCTCCACGAGAGGCTTCATGATTCCAGCCTCCACGGCTCTGATCTTGTTCTCCTTAGCCGAGCAGAGGGAGTAGAGAGCCGTCGACGCGTCCTTCTTCGCCCTGAACCCTCCCGTCTCCAGGAGGTTAACCAGGAGAGGAATCGCCCCCGATCTCCCGATCGCGATTTTGTTATCCTCGAGCTGGGAGAGGCGGAGGAGGGCGCACGCGGCGTTCTCCTTAGCCGTGGGAGTTCCCATCTTCAAGGCCCAGACGAGGGGCTTGACGGCGCCGGAGGAAGCGATGAGGTCCTTGTTCTCGTCGCAGAGGGAGAGGTTGAGGATGGCGGTGACGCCGTACTCCTGGAGCAGAGGGTCGGAAGAGGAGATGAGGGAGACGAGCGGCTTGATGGCGCCGGCCTCGGCGATTTTGACGCGGTTCTCGGGTTTGTGCTTGGAGAGGAGCCTGATCTCCATCGCGGCTTGCTTCTGGTTCTCGATCGAGGAGGAGAGGAGGGCGACCAGATGGGGGATGAGGTCGTCGGAGTTGTCGGTGGCGGAGGAGAGGAGGAGGCGTCGGCTCAGGGAAGAAGGGGTGGGGAATTCGCCGGATCTGTCGCTGTTGCAGTCGCTGAAAGCGGAGGAGGAGTGGTCGTTGAGGCTCAAGTTGCTGAAAGTGTGGCCGAGGTAGCTGAAACCGGCGCTAGTATCCGTCTCCATCgatgcagagagagagagatcaaagACTGTTGTGTGATATCGTATTCATAAACGTGGATGGTTTACCAGAGACGGAGAGAATATTTGTTTGTTTGGATGTGTAATAAGAGAGGAGAAACAAacaattattaaattaaatataataatgtttttggggttttattataagaaaatatataatgttcattcaaTTGTGTCTTAATGTAAGTGTGGCCCATTTAAACGTGGGGGCTTTTAGTTCAATTAACGTTAGCCCACTAGTTGCCTGTCGGTAGACTAATTAAACGTGTGTGATCAGATCCTTCTCCAATTCCGAtttgatttgagttttttttttggttttgtatctAGCACCTCCTAGCCAAAGCCAAAGCCAAAGCCAAAGCGCAGAAGGTAtgccttctctctctctacgtctCGTCTACAATGAGATCGGGTTTTTCAATTGGAAGtcaaaatgtattttttgtttacTTTGTGAACAGAACATTCATAGAGTAGTAGGAAAATCGACAAGTGATCCCATCGGTTGTATTTGACTTCTACATGGATTCGTTGATCATCCGTCCACAGGATTAGATCTTAGATCTATTTTGCTTCTCGTCGTTTGTGTATGTACTTGGAATGGTGCTAGATTTTAACATACAGAGACAATGACTGTCCTTAAGACTTTAGTTGCTTGTGTATGTGTTGTTGGTTGATCCACACACCTCGATTTTATCTAATGATCACTTCTTTTTTGTTTGGTAggataaaaaaaagaaggagaTGGAATCGAGCAGAGGAGGAGGTGGAATCCAGCAGTTGCTTGCTGCTGAACAAGAAGCTCAACACATTGTCAATGCTGCCAGGACCGGTAATTTCTCtaaacttcttctttcttttggtTCTGGAGCTTTTTTAATATAGGAACTGATTCACTATCTGTGTTTCTTGTGTTGCAGCAAAGATGGCTAGGCTGAAGCAAGCCAAGGAAGAGGCTGAGAAAGAGATTGCCGAGTACAAGGCTAAAACTGAGCAAGACTTCCAGAGGAAACTTGAGGAGGTAACACATCAGAGACAATCTAGTGTccccttttcttcttctttctaaataattttctcCTCATAGACAAGTGGAGACTCGGGTGCGAATGTGAAGAGGCTGGAGCAAGAGACTGATGCCAAAATCGAGCAGCTCAAGAACGAAGCTTCCAGGATTTCCAATGATGTTGTGGATATGCTCCTCAAACATGTCACCACTGTCAAGAACTGAGACTTGATTCGCTTTTGAACTGAGATGGATTTCAGTCAGACACTCAAATCTCATATTAAATTTGTTGCTACGAGTTATTTATTATCTGCTCTCTTTTTCGTTCTTGTAATATCTCTTTGTTGTTGTATTCATAATAATGTCTTTGGGGGTTGTAAGAAAATTGAGAACAAAAGACctcgtttattttattttgaattgtgttagtaaaaaaaaaaacaaatctccaTTTTTGGGCTTTAGTGTCTTGTCTTACAAAAGAGGGGaatcaacaaaatataaaattagtaaaataCTGTTAAAGAACTAATGACTTGATGATACTGGAAGAATGAAACATAATAACATAAACATAATATCCTTGAGAATATCACGTAAACGATACACAAAATGATTGTGAATACGCTACGGGGTCGAACAAATATATACACTTTCCAAATCTTTTAGTCAAACTTTCTTCACGCGTCTCAAAGACAAAAAGtcttaatatataagaaaagcaAGTGAGTAGGTGATATACAAACTCATTTCTGTTAAGTCACAGAAGCAAAGATCTCATTAGCGCTACGCAATCCAACCCCAAAAAAtgaatatgaaacaaaaaaaagtgataTTCTTATTGGTAGCCCTAATCTCGGCATCAATGGTCCGTGAAACAGAAGCGGATGCGAAATATTGTCCGCCAAAGGCGTTAGATAATGAGGATGGATGTTACTATGCGTTGAGAATAGCGACAGATGGAGATATAAGATGGCTATCAAAAGAATGTTGCACTGCTGTTAGAACACTTCCTGATGGTTGCTACTTGCTTGCTTTCCCTGGCAAAGCTTACCCTCTTGATTTCTTCACTACCATCTGTGATAAGAAGTTCCctattgaaaaataaatgtatttgattattttgtttatCTAATCATTtcaacaatataataaaaatggtttacttttcattattttcttacgtcattcaaattatatatatacgcaTACCTTTCACTTGAATGTTTCATGGTCTTTCGTTTTGTTTGATGTAAATATTcattttggattttaaaattttgacccACAAATAACCATTCTCTTGtaaattaaactatgaaaaGATCAAGTGACTGATTATAAGCCTTTATACCTAAATTATGTTTCATTAATTTGTAGCCTATGAAAAGGTTGAATCatggaaaaacaaaaatctcGGAAAATAGTATTGGGTTCTATATCCATGATCAAAATCCTTAGATGtatgtaaatattttgtttccctGAAGCAAAGTCACATTCATCGGTTGAATTAATTTCGTTTAAAGCATGAATAATTGATATTCCTATAATGGAAGATAATTTTTAACATGTACTTTCCTTGGAAGCATCAAACATTGATTGCTAGTTACTTCAATAATAAACTTTCCAAATCTACAGAGTCCAAACTTTCTTCAACTAGTttctatatataagaaaacttCCTAACATAACATCTAATTCTAAGGGAAATTTTAGATatcacatctttttttttttgtctaattgTTAAGATTCGTAACAGTTTACATTGTTGTTGCTGAAGCAACTTATTGCATATATAAAGTTTTATACATTCCTTCTTAATATGAACTTTATCAATACGTTCTAGGTTTTATAATTTACAGAAAAAGTAAAGTACGTCCAAATGATTAATAGTTATGACTATCAACGCCAACATGAATCCAACACCTTTTTTTTATAACCGAGTGTCCTGGTCCTAGCGTggtggtccagactagagaccgaaCCCTTTAGCGGCACGGATGCACACTTAAGGGTGGGTCATAGCCAGGCaacggtcttcggtctcggGCGCCAGCACAAATCCGCATGTAAATTTCCTGGTGGCTAGTGCAAATCGAACCCGATGCCGTATTTAACATGAATCCAACACTTGAAGCAGTGCCGTCTTAAACAATTTAATAACTTTaagcaaaacataaaatatgGACCCTTGTTTATCCTGATTGCGTCTTCGTAAGCATTTGCATTAGAGAATTccctttattttctttatatttgttTGCGTATCCTATTtgattctctctctttttcatgCATGGGGGTCCTCGATTTGATTGAAATCTCTATGTTcatctttgtttcttttgtcaTTTACTTGTTTCATATTCAAAAGATGAATCAAGATAATTAGATCTTTCAAAATACAACTTCGATTCAATCGACATCCACGATCAATCCTTGATATACCTTAATATACTTTTCAATGCCTAATTCAAATTTGAATTCATCTAATCTAAAAATAAATCTGTCAAAAGTAGTTTTAATCCGAGATTGAATATGTAATTGTCTAATTATGTAAGTTGTTCATTCACATCTTCAATTGTGTTGCCATATTTACAACAACAATCTCCGCAAAAAGTATACACACTACAGACTTGCCACTTGAAACCTAAAACCCAAATACAAGATTACACATTTGTAACATCTTATTGTTTCCTTCTTCACTTTGTGAATCTCATCTTATAATCAGGAAACTAAGATATTTGGACGACTAGATTTGGGAATTAACTTTCTCGGTATTACCTTTTATCCTGTGTGCTGTTGGAGTAAGAGAACACAAGAGGGAGCTTCGTTATTGTCATCTTGAAGCTGAGAGAAACCTATG comes from the Brassica rapa cultivar Chiifu-401-42 chromosome A01, CAAS_Brap_v3.01, whole genome shotgun sequence genome and includes:
- the LOC103850072 gene encoding U-box domain-containing protein 4 translates to METDTSAGFSYLGHTFSNLSLNDHSSSAFSDCNSDRSGEFPTPSSLSRRLLLSSATDNSDDLIPHLVALLSSSIENQKQAAMEIRLLSKHKPENRVKIAEAGAIKPLVSLISSSDPLLQEYGVTAILNLSLCDENKDLIASSGAVKPLVWALKMGTPTAKENAACALLRLSQLEDNKIAIGRSGAIPLLVNLLETGGFRAKKDASTALYSLCSAKENKIRAVEAGIMKPLVELMADFGSNMVDKSAFVMSLLMSVPESKAAVVEEGGVPVLVEIVEDGTQRQKEMAVSILLQICEESVVYRTMVAREGAIPPLVALSQAGGTSRAKHKAEALIELLRQPRSHSY
- the LOC103850071 gene encoding uncharacterized protein LOC103850071 → MGSAMGGDEKDAFYVVRKGDIVGVYRSFSECQQQASSSVSDPAMSVYKGYGWPQGAQDFISSFGLKNALFSVNATHLKDDSVFGKLIPCPLQQPSSSSSQGDSLDKPSQPKRLLQQMETDESPSSSQPQKHLKTENSSGGMVPRLAVPSSQLTRRPILQNDSCNIEFDGASKGNPGKAGAGAVLRASHDNSVLFYLREGVGTATNNVAEYRALLLGLKSALHKGFKNVRVQGDSMLVCMQVQDIWKTKHPKMAELCKQAKELMKQFKSFHIQHIDREFNSVADAQANHAINLPEGQTKEIAGG
- the LOC103850074 gene encoding V-type proton ATPase subunit G1; its protein translation is MESSRGGGGIQQLLAAEQEAQHIVNAARTAKMARLKQAKEEAEKEIAEYKAKTEQDFQRKLEETSGDSGANVKRLEQETDAKIEQLKNEASRISNDVVDMLLKHVTTVKN